In Nasonia vitripennis strain AsymCx chromosome 2, Nvit_psr_1.1, whole genome shotgun sequence, a genomic segment contains:
- the LOC100117320 gene encoding aryl-hydrocarbon-interacting protein-like 1 isoform X2, giving the protein MEKIIKKVLHTGNKVVTYVPGTKVVFHFRTTKCDSSKTVIDDSRSMGKPMELVLGKQFKLEVWEVIVQKMAINEVAVFTVDKSLVNPYPFVSKTLREAGKPSGEKRNHHCCGVILQNEGIGYDDLNDLIKNPQNLEFTIELLQAVLPHEYEKESWQMTEDEKLENIPVLREKGNTQFREKDYEAAANTYAQAIGIVEQLMLAEKPNDSEWLNLNSMKLPLLLNYAQCKLLNKEYYAVIEHCTTVLKSDPDNVKALYRRGKAHIGAWNENEAIADLTRAAELDKSLQSAVNKELQSFDLAVKERNKVQSKKLANMFAN; this is encoded by the exons ATggagaaaattattaaaaaagtattacACACAGGAAATAAAGTTGTTACATATGTACCTGGAACAAAA GtagtttttcattttagaACTACAAAATGTGATTCTTCAAAGACTGTTATTGATGATAGCAGAAGTATGGGTAAACCAATGGAATTGGTTTTGGGGAAACAATTTAAACTTGAGGTTTGGGAAGTTATAgttcaaaaaatggccataaatgAAGTTGCTGTCTTTACAGTTGACAAAAGC CTTGTCAACCCATATCCATTTGTATCCAAAACCCTGCGTGAAGCTGGTAAACCGTCAGGTGAAAAACGTAACCATCACTGCTGTGGGGTAATATTGCAAAATGAAGGAATTGGATATGATGATTTAAATGATCTCATTAAAAATCCTCAAAACTTAGAATTCACTATTG AGTTATTACAGGCTGTGCTTCCACATGAATATGAAAAAGAATCTTGGCAAATGACTGAAGATGAAAAACTTGAAAATATTCCAGTTTTAAGAGAGAAAGGAAACACTCAATTTAGGGAAAAAGATTATGAGGCTGCAGCAAATACTTATGCACAAGCGATTGGAATAGTTGAACAACTCATGCTTGC GGAAAAACCAAATGACTCAGAATGGTTAAATTTGAATTCCATGAAACTTCCTTTGCTTCTGAACTATGCACAATGTAAATTGTTAAACAAAGAATATTATGCTGTTATTGAACATTGTACTACTGTGCTTAAAAGTGATCCTG ATAATGTAAAAGCTCTGTATAGAAGAGGAAAAGCACACATTGGTGCATGGAATGAAAATGAGGCAATTGCTGATTTAACTAGAGCAGCTGAGCTAGACAAGTCCCTGCAATCTGCTGTCAACAAAGAATTACAGTCTTTTGATTTAGCTGTcaaagagagaaataaagttcaatctaaaaaACTTGCAAACATGtttgcaaattaa
- the LOC100117356 gene encoding tektin-1: MVNSLKINQPIEQHNTSRQNPKFTIKDWYYNNHLRNHCSQIHQELARQIIAKSNQVCKFTTEKVISNRDQTNHCLNERINEIEFCKQELIRNRNELPLEIDALISYKNRLLDSLSSLRQNALDICEKCLSARERRLGIDLVNDNVEKQLRQECKGIKCADQLMTKTLEQTIEQIRRLKSTLYHIDHDLEDKENSLRIDRHNSTLKETNLNLSIHHGKSTLDASSITLEEWEMKTKKNIDESTKEIQTAKKIRSHTDIVLKQIINDLMNQKNLTNEAFTQRIKETKEAKEKLELQHSEIMRQANEMTRNITRLEKIIAEKEGFIALAHTRLGNRCQRPGLELTCDHVEKSLSKEIFVLREVVTRLQQTLFEAQASLRFLLKMQIQLEEDINIKTNTLKIDEVECMTMRQSIDYHVF, translated from the exons ATggtaaattcattaaaaattaatcaaccAATTGAACAACATAATACTTCGCGGCAAAAtccaaaatttacaataaaggattGGTATTATAACAATCATTTGAG aaatcaTTGCTCTCAGATACATCAAGAACTTGCCCGTCAAATAATAGCTAAATCTAATCAAGTATGTAAGTTTACAACTGAAAAAGTTATTTCTAACAGAGATCAAACTAATCATTGTCTCAATGAAAGAATTAATGAAATCGAATTTTGCAAACAAGAATTAATTCGCAATAGAAATGAACTACCTTTAGAAATAGATGCACTTATCAGCTACAAAAATCGTTTGTTAGACTCTTTATCCTCATTGAGACAAAATGCTTTGGATATTTGTGAAAAGTGTTTGTCAGCAAG AGAGCGTAGATTAGGAATAGACTTGGTAAACGACAATGTTGAGAAACAATTGCGCCAAGAATGTAAAGGAATAAAATGCGCTGATCAGTTAATGACAAAAACTTTAGAACAAACAATAGAACAAATCCGACGTCTGAAATCTACATTATATCACATTGATCATGATTTAGAAGATAAGGAAAATAGTTTGCGTATTGATAGACATAATTCTACTTTAAAAGAAACTAACTTAAATCTTAGTATTCATCATGGAAAGTCAACTTTAGATGCTTC GAGTATAACCTTAGAAGAATGGGAaatgaaaactaaaaaaaatattgatgaatCAACTAAGGAAATACAAACTGCCAAAAAAATACGTTCTCATACTGATATTGTTCTGAAGCAGATTATAAATGATCTAAtgaatcaaaaaaatttaaccaATGAAGCTTTTACACAACGAATCAAAGAAACTAAAGAGGCGAAAGAAAAATTGGAGCTTCAGCATTCTGAG atTATGCGTCAAGCAAATGAAATGACTAGAAACATTACAAGACTGGAAAAAATAATCGCAGAAAAAGAAGGATTTATAGCATTAGCGCACACTAGATTGGGTAATCGTTGTCAAAGACCAGGTTTGGAACTCACTTGTGATCATGTTGAAAAAAGTCTTAGTAAAGAAATATTTGTTCTTCGAGAAGTTGTAACTAGGCTGCAACAAACATTATTCGAA GCTCAAGCATCATTGCGCTTTTTActaaaaatgcaaattcaaCTTGAAGAagatattaatataaaaacaaatacGTTAAAAATTGACGAAGTTGAGTGCATGACTATGCGCCAAAGTATAGATTACCatgtgttttaa
- the LOC100117279 gene encoding solute carrier family 12 member 9, which produces MMTGFDRRTKKYFFKMIASEIGSTNNAETIQITGEKVPLIRNRGVFHRLGNLLRFRKPSNEDRDGYVEFSTLATDSSRTLGTFAGVFSPVTLSMFSALIFIRMGYIVGNAGLLVTLTQFIIAYGILVFTVSSVCAISTNGAVEGGGAYFMISRTLGPEFGGSIGTLFFMANVVSSALCISGCAEGLIENFGPSGYLVGEHALIPDGRWWRFLYCSVLNTANLLVCLIGAAMFAKTSVAILAIVCICLGSVFISFLVKGEMEVAIPDANSIVQNSTYHVNGSYTGLSTATLISNLYSNYSIDYTSHGIVSDFASVFGVLFSGVTGIMAGANMSGELKNPGQNIPRGTLSAVLFTFICYIFLSILTAATTSRFLLQNNFIYMMPINIWPPFVAVGILTATFSAGLSNLIGSSRVLEALAKDNVFGSLLNFIIKATWRGNPIGAVLTSWTLVQIILLIGSLNTIAQINSVLFLLSYLATNLACLGLELASAPNFRPTFNYFTWHTATIGLVGTLVMMFVINSIYASSSIILCLILVIVLHLFSPSKNAAWGSISQALIFHQVRKYLLMLDSRKDHVKFWRPQILLMVASPRSACPLIDFINDLKKGGLYVIGHVKVGEFSGKVDPTIEEYPHWLSLVDHMKVKAFIELTVTRTVREGLHHLIRLSGMGAMKPNTIVLGFYDDEAPKDFFQNSQYATTMFENVTTYANGKVFPLRQSNTDKTVDELQYVEMCQDVLNMKKNLCLCRNFHILDKSQLTKNSNFKYIDVWPVNFFQPSDQDPFDTTSLFMLQLACIINMVPNWKNLHLRVFHCEVTKSSSSSLNISESRSSINECPRITNEHKLRNLLNMLRISASITKIPDWSEQIGELNGRSLLESKAESSFESGVDTVENTLSNVSRAYILNVNKLIRQYCTQTAAVFIYLPAPPLFNTWDKDNLRRQYLQLLTELTADLPPTLLVHGVSAVTSTTL; this is translated from the exons ATGATGACAGGCTTTGACAGAAGAACAAAGAAGTATT TCTTCAAAATGATCGCATCAGAGATTGGTTCAACGAATAATGCTGAAACTATTCAAATAACTGGAGAAAAAGTGCCTCTTATCAGAAATAGGGGCGTTTTTCATAGACTAGGTAATTTGCTCCGGTTTAGAAAACCATCAAATGAAGATCGAGATGGATACGTTGAATTCAGTACTTTGGCTACTGACAGCAGTCGAACACTTGGAACATTTGCTGGTGTATTTAGTCCTGTAACTCTATCTATGTTTAGTGCCTTAATATTTATACGAATGG GATATATTGTTGGAAATGCAGGACTTTTAGTTACTTTAACACAGTTTATAATCGCTTATGGAATTTTAGTCTTTACTGTATCATCTGTCTGTGCTATTTCAACCAATGGAGCAGTTGAAGGAGGTGGTGCTTATT TTATGATAAGTAGAACATTAGGTCCAGAATTTGGTGGATCTATTGggactttattttttatggcaAATGTAGTATCAAGTGCTCTTTGCATCTCTGGATGCGCAGAAGGTCTGATTGAAAATTTTGGGCCATCTGGTTATTTAGTGGGAGAACATGCACTGATCCCTGATGGAAGATGGTGGCGATTTTTATATTGTTCTGTTCTCAACACAGCAAACCTTCTTGTTTGTTTAATTGGAGCAGCTATGTTTGCCAAAACTAGTGTTGCTATTTTAGCTATTGTTTGTATTTGTCTTGGAAGTGTTTTCATAAGTTTTTTAGTAAAAGGAGAAATGGAG GTAGCAATCCCAGATGCAAATTCTATTGTACAAAATTCAACTTACCATGTTAACGGAAGTTATACTGGTCTTTCTACAGCTACTTTGATTAGTAatttatattcaaattataGTATTGATTATACAAGCCATGGAATTGTTAGTGATTTTGCTAGTGTCTTTGGAGTATTGTTCAGTGGTGTTACCGGTATAATGGCGGGAGCAAATATGAGTG GAGAATTGAAAAATCCAGGACAAAACATTCCACGAGGAACTCTTTCAGCAGTCTTATTTACATTCATCTGTTATATTTTTCTATCCATTCTCACAGCTGCAACAACAAGTCGATTCCTTCttcaaaacaattttatttacatgaTGCCCATTAATATTTGGCCACCTTTTGTCGCAGTTGGAATTTTAACAGCTACATTTAGTGCTGGTTTGAGTAATTTAATTGGATCTAGTAGAGTATTGGAAGCTCTTGCTAAAGATAATGTGTTTg GgtctttattaaattttattataaaagctacatGGAGAGGAAATCCAATTGGAGCTGTTTTAACATCTTGGACTTTGGttcaaataattttacttATTGGTTCACTGAATACAATTGCTCAAATAAATtcagttctttttttactTAGTTATCTAGCTACTAATTTAGCATGCCTTGGATTGGAATTAGCTAGTGCGCCAAACTTTAGACCAACATTCAATTACTTCACATGGCACACAGCAACAATAGGTCTTGTTGGAACACTTGTCATGATGTTTGTTATAAACAGCATTTATGCATCAAGCAGTATTATATTATGCCTCATATTAGTGATCGTACTTCATTTATTTTCTCCAAGCAAAAATGCAGCATGGGGAAGTATATCACAGGCTTTGATTTTCCATCAAGTTCGAAAATATTTACTGATGTTAGATTCTCGAAAAGATCACGTTAAATTCTGGCGACCACAAATACTTTTAATGGTTGCCTCGCCAAGGTCAGCTTGTCCATTGAtagattttattaatgatttgaaGAAAGGAGGTCTATATGTTATTGGTCATGTAAAAGTCGGCGAATTTTCCGGTAAAGTTGATCCAACTATCGAGGAATATCCTCATTGGCTCAGTCTTGTAGATCATATGAAAGTGAAAGCTTTCATTGAACTGACAGTTACTAGAACAGTAAGAGAAGGCCTTCACCATTTGATCAGACTATCTGGAATGGGAGCCATGAAACCTAACACAATTGTTCTTGGTTTTTATGATGATGAAGCACCTAAAGACTTTTTCCAAAACTCTCAGTATGCAACAACAATGTTTGAAAATGTTACAACATATGCAAATGGAAAAGTTTTTCCACTCAGACAATCTAACACTGATAAAACCGTTGATGAACTACAATATGTTGAAATGTGCCAGGACGTTctgaatatgaaaaaaaatttatgtcTCTGTCGCAATTTCCATATTTTAGACAAGTCTCAATTGACCAA gaactcaaatttcaaatatattgaCGTGTGGCCTGTAAACTTTTTCCAACCTTCAGATCAAGATCCTTTTGATACGACTTCTTTATTTATGTTACAATTAGCATGCATTATCAATATGGTACCCAACTGGAAAAACTTGCATCTTCGCGTTTTTCATTGCGAAGTAACAAAGAGCAGTAGTTCCAGCCTAAATATTTCAGAATCACGCAGTTCAATTAATGAATGTCCAAGAATTACAAATGAGCATAAATTAAGGAATTTATTGAATATGCTACGTATATCCGCATCTATAACGAAAATACCAGATTGGAGCGAACAAATTGGAGAGCTTAATGGTCGATCATTACTGGAGAGTAAAGCTGAAAGTTCATTTGAATCAGGTGTTGATACTGTAGAAAATACATTGAGCAATGTATCAAGAGCTTATATTTTAAA CGTTAATAAGTTAATTAGACAGTACTGCACACAAACAGCCGccgtatttatatatttaccaGCGCCACCTTTGTTCAACACATGGGACAAGGATAATTTACGGAGGCAATATCTTCAACTTTTAACCGAACTAACGGCAGACTTGCCCCCAACTTTGTTAGTTCACGGCGTTAGCGCTGTTACGTCAACAACTCTTTAA
- the LOC100117320 gene encoding AH receptor-interacting protein isoform X3: MGKPMELVLGKQFKLEVWEVIVQKMAINEVAVFTVDKSLVNPYPFVSKTLREAGKPSGEKRNHHCCGVILQNEGIGYDDLNDLIKNPQNLEFTIELLQAVLPHEYEKESWQMTEDEKLENIPVLREKGNTQFREKDYEAAANTYAQAIGIVEQLMLAEKPNDSEWLNLNSMKLPLLLNYAQCKLLNKEYYAVIEHCTTVLKSDPDNVKALYRRGKAHIGAWNENEAIADLTRAAELDKSLQSAVNKELQSFDLAVKERNKVQSKKLANMFAN, encoded by the exons ATGGGTAAACCAATGGAATTGGTTTTGGGGAAACAATTTAAACTTGAGGTTTGGGAAGTTATAgttcaaaaaatggccataaatgAAGTTGCTGTCTTTACAGTTGACAAAAGC CTTGTCAACCCATATCCATTTGTATCCAAAACCCTGCGTGAAGCTGGTAAACCGTCAGGTGAAAAACGTAACCATCACTGCTGTGGGGTAATATTGCAAAATGAAGGAATTGGATATGATGATTTAAATGATCTCATTAAAAATCCTCAAAACTTAGAATTCACTATTG AGTTATTACAGGCTGTGCTTCCACATGAATATGAAAAAGAATCTTGGCAAATGACTGAAGATGAAAAACTTGAAAATATTCCAGTTTTAAGAGAGAAAGGAAACACTCAATTTAGGGAAAAAGATTATGAGGCTGCAGCAAATACTTATGCACAAGCGATTGGAATAGTTGAACAACTCATGCTTGC GGAAAAACCAAATGACTCAGAATGGTTAAATTTGAATTCCATGAAACTTCCTTTGCTTCTGAACTATGCACAATGTAAATTGTTAAACAAAGAATATTATGCTGTTATTGAACATTGTACTACTGTGCTTAAAAGTGATCCTG ATAATGTAAAAGCTCTGTATAGAAGAGGAAAAGCACACATTGGTGCATGGAATGAAAATGAGGCAATTGCTGATTTAACTAGAGCAGCTGAGCTAGACAAGTCCCTGCAATCTGCTGTCAACAAAGAATTACAGTCTTTTGATTTAGCTGTcaaagagagaaataaagttcaatctaaaaaACTTGCAAACATGtttgcaaattaa
- the LOC100117320 gene encoding aryl-hydrocarbon-interacting protein-like 1 isoform X1, with the protein MEKIIKKVLHTGNKVVTYVPGTKVCQQYYLLVVFHFRTTKCDSSKTVIDDSRSMGKPMELVLGKQFKLEVWEVIVQKMAINEVAVFTVDKSLVNPYPFVSKTLREAGKPSGEKRNHHCCGVILQNEGIGYDDLNDLIKNPQNLEFTIELLQAVLPHEYEKESWQMTEDEKLENIPVLREKGNTQFREKDYEAAANTYAQAIGIVEQLMLAEKPNDSEWLNLNSMKLPLLLNYAQCKLLNKEYYAVIEHCTTVLKSDPDNVKALYRRGKAHIGAWNENEAIADLTRAAELDKSLQSAVNKELQSFDLAVKERNKVQSKKLANMFAN; encoded by the exons ATggagaaaattattaaaaaagtattacACACAGGAAATAAAGTTGTTACATATGTACCTGGAACAAAAGTATGTCAACAGTACTATTTATTG GtagtttttcattttagaACTACAAAATGTGATTCTTCAAAGACTGTTATTGATGATAGCAGAAGTATGGGTAAACCAATGGAATTGGTTTTGGGGAAACAATTTAAACTTGAGGTTTGGGAAGTTATAgttcaaaaaatggccataaatgAAGTTGCTGTCTTTACAGTTGACAAAAGC CTTGTCAACCCATATCCATTTGTATCCAAAACCCTGCGTGAAGCTGGTAAACCGTCAGGTGAAAAACGTAACCATCACTGCTGTGGGGTAATATTGCAAAATGAAGGAATTGGATATGATGATTTAAATGATCTCATTAAAAATCCTCAAAACTTAGAATTCACTATTG AGTTATTACAGGCTGTGCTTCCACATGAATATGAAAAAGAATCTTGGCAAATGACTGAAGATGAAAAACTTGAAAATATTCCAGTTTTAAGAGAGAAAGGAAACACTCAATTTAGGGAAAAAGATTATGAGGCTGCAGCAAATACTTATGCACAAGCGATTGGAATAGTTGAACAACTCATGCTTGC GGAAAAACCAAATGACTCAGAATGGTTAAATTTGAATTCCATGAAACTTCCTTTGCTTCTGAACTATGCACAATGTAAATTGTTAAACAAAGAATATTATGCTGTTATTGAACATTGTACTACTGTGCTTAAAAGTGATCCTG ATAATGTAAAAGCTCTGTATAGAAGAGGAAAAGCACACATTGGTGCATGGAATGAAAATGAGGCAATTGCTGATTTAACTAGAGCAGCTGAGCTAGACAAGTCCCTGCAATCTGCTGTCAACAAAGAATTACAGTCTTTTGATTTAGCTGTcaaagagagaaataaagttcaatctaaaaaACTTGCAAACATGtttgcaaattaa
- the LOC100117388 gene encoding pachytene checkpoint protein 2 homolog — protein sequence MLPFLRKKLHSKISKMNQETLHVEICQQINSIVSNDTIQELAVAELNIRDAIDLHRSLLSKHFYYQSSKDHILSIFCSFGDENKTKLKRTQQFQTHFYIYRLNQEEAATETMDKDGEEISACSHWVLPSIEFADLWENLFYNPKVKENLLNFVETAMIYAERKVNPHVISWNKVVLLHGPPGTGKTSLCKALAQKLTIRLGNRFTRGEFVEINSHSLFSKWFSESGKLVMSLFNSIKTLLEDQNALVCILIDEIESLAHARKACSNGTEPSDSIRVVNALLTQLDSIKRYPNVLILTTSNLTEAIDLAFVDRADIKQYIGPPNEQAIYKIYSDCIKELMRTKFIEKEMIPDYHYLKMHGFEENQQTKYGIRVLQLCKQSEGMSGRTLRKIPFLAHALSMSMNQSKLKNFLAAMMHAIEKQKTDCLEVQNNTGDKDLSET from the exons ATGCTTCCATTTTTACGAAAGAAACTACACTCTAAAATCAGCAAAATGAATCAAGAGACATTACATGTGGAAATCTGTCAACAAATAAACAG CATTGTATCAAATGATACAATTCAGGAGTTAGCAGTAGCTGAACTAAACATCAGAGATGCAATTGATTTACACAGATCCTTGCtatcaaaacatttttattatcagAGCTCAAAAGATCACATTCTGTCAATTTTTTGTTCCTTTGGAGATGAAAAT aaaacaaaattaaaaagaactcAGCAATTTCAAACTCATTTCTATATTTATCGATTAAACCAAGAAGAAGCAGCAACCGAAACTATGGATAAAGATGGAGAAGAAATTTCCGCTTGTTCACACTGGGTATTACCTTCAATCGAATTCGCTGATCTGTGGGAAAATCTGTTTTACAATCCAAAAGTCAAAGAAAAC TTACTTAATTTTGTTGAAACTGCTATGATTTATGCTGAACGAAAAGTCAATCCACATGTGATTAGTTGGAACAAAGTAGTTCTTCTACATGGACCACCTGGAACAGGAAAAACAAGTTTGTGTAAAGCATTGGCACAAAAATTAACAATACGTCTTGGAAATAGATTCACTCGTGGAGAATTTGTTGAAATAAACAGTCACAGTTTGTTTTCAAAATGGTTTTCAGAG AgtggtaaattagttatgagtCTCTTCAATTCAATTAAAACTCTTTTAGAAGATCAAAATGCTCTTGTATGTATATTAATTGATGAAATTGAATCATTAGCACATGCTCGCAAGGCTTGCTCAAATGGTACGGAACCAAGTGATTCCATAAGAGTAGTGAACGCACTTTTAACACAACTTGACAGTATTAAACGTTATCCAAACGTTTTAATCCTAACAACTAGTAATTTAACTGAGGCAATTGATTTAGCATTTGTTGATCGTGCTGACATAAAACAGTATATTGGTCCACCTAACGAACAAGCtatctataaaatttatagCGATTGTATTAAGGAACTAATGAGG acTAAGTTTATTGAGAAAGAGATGATTCCagattatcattatttaaaaatgcatGGCTTTGAagaaaatcaacaaacaaagTACGGTATAAGGGTGCTGCAGCTATGTAAACAAAGCGAAGGAATGAGTGGAAGAACTTTGAGAAAAATACCTTTCTTGGCTCATGCACTTTCTATGTCAATGAATCAAAGCAAACTAAAAAACTTCCTTGCTGCTATGATGCATGCTATTGAAAAGCAAAAAACGGACTGTTTGGAAGTACAGAACAATACAGGAGATAAAGATCTCTCAGAAACTTAA